In Ruminococcus sp. HUN007, a genomic segment contains:
- the feoB gene encoding ferrous iron transport protein B codes for MQLNELSVGSSAVVRTVGGNGALRQHFLDMGLIPGTNVTVVKLAPMGDPMELRIRGYELTLRLDDASQIEIEPAETPQNDENITEKKKHKYHPGLGEEGYHMCHASDHKNPLPAETVLTYALVGNQNCGKTTLFNQLTGSNQHVGNFPGVTVDRKDGPIRGHDNTLVTDLPGIYSMSPYSSEEIVSRNFVLKDKPKAIINIVDATNIERNLYLTMQLLEMGIPMVVALNMMDEMTGNSGSVDINGMEEMLGVPVVPISAAKNEGVDELVKHAIHTAKYQEKPDNQDYCDTADSGGAVHRCMHAVEHLISDHAQSAGIPVRFAAGKVVEGDSLIIDQLDLDDNEKEMLEHIIIQMEKERGLDRSAAIADMRFRFIEKVCRETVVKPEESREHRRSEKIDRVLTGKYTAIPCFILIMVIVFYLTFNVIGAWLQELLESGIELLGNEVSVLLDSAGVNPVLHSLVMDGLFAGVGSVLSFMPIIVIMFLFLSLLEDSGYIARVAFVMDKMLRKTGLSGRSIVPLLIGFGCTVPAVMSTRILPSERDRKMTILLTPFMSCSAKLPIYAFFVSAFFPGRGGLIMSGLYLLGVICGILASLLYKNTLFRGEAVPFVMELPNYRLPGIKNVTQLLWEKARDFLQKAFTVILVATVVIWFLQSFDFRFNMVDDSQNSILAALAGFLIPVFRPLGLGDWRICTSFITGFIAKESVVSTFQILFSDDIHSALTTVSAAALLVFSLLYTPCVAAIASIRRELGNRWAVAVVVWQCTVAWIAAFIVRLVLTAMGV; via the coding sequence ATGCAATTAAATGAACTGTCAGTTGGTTCATCAGCTGTGGTAAGGACTGTCGGCGGAAACGGGGCGCTCAGACAGCATTTTCTTGACATGGGGCTTATACCGGGAACGAACGTTACGGTGGTAAAGCTGGCACCTATGGGAGATCCGATGGAATTACGTATCAGGGGGTACGAACTGACTCTCAGACTTGACGACGCATCGCAGATCGAAATTGAACCTGCTGAAACGCCTCAGAACGATGAAAATATAACTGAAAAGAAAAAGCATAAATATCATCCGGGCCTTGGTGAGGAAGGCTATCACATGTGCCACGCCTCGGATCATAAAAATCCGCTTCCGGCCGAAACGGTGCTTACCTACGCACTGGTGGGAAACCAGAACTGCGGCAAGACCACACTGTTCAATCAGCTTACGGGCTCGAACCAGCACGTCGGAAATTTTCCGGGTGTTACCGTTGACCGCAAGGACGGACCGATAAGAGGACACGACAATACACTGGTGACTGATCTTCCTGGAATTTACTCCATGTCGCCGTATTCAAGCGAGGAGATCGTTTCAAGAAACTTTGTGCTTAAGGACAAGCCGAAGGCGATAATAAATATCGTCGATGCGACTAACATAGAACGTAATCTTTATCTTACCATGCAGCTGCTTGAGATGGGCATTCCGATGGTAGTTGCACTCAACATGATGGATGAAATGACGGGAAACTCGGGTTCCGTTGATATAAACGGGATGGAGGAAATGCTCGGTGTTCCGGTTGTACCTATCTCGGCGGCGAAAAATGAAGGCGTTGACGAGCTTGTAAAGCATGCCATCCATACAGCGAAATATCAGGAAAAGCCTGACAACCAGGACTACTGTGACACTGCCGATTCAGGCGGTGCGGTCCACAGATGCATGCACGCCGTGGAACACCTTATTTCCGACCACGCCCAGAGCGCCGGTATTCCGGTGAGATTTGCGGCCGGAAAGGTCGTTGAGGGTGACAGCCTGATCATCGACCAGCTCGATCTCGATGACAATGAAAAGGAAATGCTCGAACACATCATTATCCAGATGGAAAAGGAAAGAGGCCTTGACAGAAGTGCCGCCATTGCGGATATGCGTTTCCGTTTTATCGAAAAAGTCTGTCGTGAGACAGTTGTAAAGCCTGAGGAAAGCCGTGAGCACAGGCGAAGTGAAAAGATTGACCGTGTCCTTACCGGAAAGTATACGGCAATACCGTGCTTTATTCTGATAATGGTGATAGTTTTCTATCTGACCTTCAACGTAATAGGCGCATGGCTTCAGGAACTGCTCGAAAGCGGCATTGAACTGCTCGGCAATGAGGTTTCCGTACTTCTTGATTCAGCCGGTGTCAATCCGGTGCTCCACAGCCTCGTCATGGACGGACTGTTTGCAGGCGTCGGCTCCGTGCTCTCCTTCATGCCGATAATCGTAATAATGTTCCTGTTCCTGTCGCTGCTCGAGGACAGCGGCTACATTGCCAGAGTAGCCTTCGTCATGGACAAGATGCTTCGTAAGACAGGTCTTTCCGGACGAAGCATAGTTCCTCTGCTTATCGGATTCGGATGTACCGTTCCTGCGGTAATGTCCACACGAATACTGCCGAGTGAACGTGACCGTAAAATGACGATCCTTCTCACACCGTTTATGAGCTGCAGTGCCAAGCTTCCGATATATGCATTCTTTGTAAGTGCATTTTTCCCGGGCCGGGGTGGACTCATCATGTCGGGACTCTATCTGCTCGGCGTGATATGCGGTATTCTCGCGTCACTTCTCTATAAAAACACACTTTTCCGCGGCGAGGCTGTTCCGTTCGTTATGGAGCTTCCGAACTACCGCCTGCCGGGAATAAAGAACGTAACACAGCTTCTCTGGGAAAAGGCGCGCGACTTCCTTCAGAAGGCGTTTACAGTCATTCTCGTTGCGACAGTGGTCATCTGGTTTCTCCAGAGCTTTGACTTCCGGTTCAACATGGTCGATGACTCACAGAACAGCATTCTTGCAGCACTTGCGGGGTTCCTTATTCCTGTATTCAGGCCACTCGGACTTGGCGACTGGAGAATATGCACTTCATTCATCACGGGATTCATTGCAAAGGAAAGCGTTGTTTCCACATTCCAGATCCTGTTTTCCGATGATATACACTCGGCTCTTACTACGGTTTCAGCAGCGGCACTCCTTGTGTTCAGCCTACTGTACACCCCGTGCGTAGCAGCTATTGCATCGATAAGACGTGAACTCGGAAACAGATGGGCTGTGGCTGTCGTTGTATGGCAGTGCACAGTGGCATGGATCGCAGCCTTCATTGTTCGGCTTGTGCTTACAGCAATGGGCGTGTGA
- a CDS encoding DHH family phosphoesterase has translation MDLTAKQMAEEIKKYDQFVVVYHIRPDGDCIGSSYALGLALQALGKKCVVKGQDDVPPDHHFMTDSVTWDEVTDPVWISVDTATQERTGTFSDRHYKFCIDHHRNNNVDADFKYIEEDCGACAEIIFKVIKAFGIKITKQIADFLYTGLVMDTMCFRTTDTNAQSFMTAAELAELGADIYGLGRRHMFTKKPGRIKIEKYLQDSLHFINDGQIVTGVITQEELKKAGILLSELESINSFVEQIEGVKIGITIRELENGTSRCSVRTTGTLAADLMCKVYGGGGHLNAAGCILDCPPDEARKKLEETAVKLLSGELH, from the coding sequence ATGGATTTAACAGCAAAACAGATGGCTGAGGAAATAAAAAAATATGATCAGTTTGTCGTTGTATACCACATACGACCGGACGGCGACTGCATCGGTTCGTCCTACGCACTTGGCCTTGCACTGCAGGCGCTCGGAAAAAAGTGCGTGGTAAAAGGCCAGGACGATGTGCCTCCTGATCATCATTTCATGACTGATTCAGTTACCTGGGACGAAGTAACTGATCCGGTCTGGATATCTGTCGATACTGCCACTCAGGAGAGAACGGGGACATTTTCAGACAGACATTATAAATTCTGCATCGATCATCACAGAAACAACAATGTTGATGCGGATTTTAAATATATAGAAGAGGACTGCGGTGCCTGTGCCGAGATCATCTTCAAGGTGATAAAGGCTTTCGGTATAAAGATAACAAAGCAGATAGCTGATTTTCTCTACACAGGCCTTGTAATGGATACAATGTGTTTCAGGACCACCGATACAAACGCCCAGTCCTTCATGACCGCTGCTGAACTTGCTGAACTCGGAGCAGATATATACGGCCTCGGCCGCCGGCACATGTTCACAAAGAAGCCGGGCAGAATAAAAATTGAAAAGTATCTTCAGGACAGTCTTCACTTTATAAACGACGGACAGATAGTAACAGGTGTGATCACACAGGAGGAACTGAAAAAAGCCGGCATCCTTCTTTCCGAACTCGAAAGCATCAACTCCTTTGTCGAACAGATAGAAGGAGTAAAGATCGGCATAACCATCCGCGAACTCGAAAACGGTACATCCAGGTGTTCGGTACGTACAACCGGCACTCTCGCTGCCGATTTAATGTGTAAAGTCTACGGCGGAGGCGGCCATCTCAACGCCGCCGGCTGTATCCTTGACTGCCCGCCGGATGAAGCACGGAAGAAGCTTGAGGAAACTGCAGTGAAGCTGCTGAGCGGCGAGCTGCACTGA
- a CDS encoding FeoB-associated Cys-rich membrane protein has protein sequence MNIWDIVIILLVALAVGAAVRKMILNKRSGKSNCGCGCAECSRNCSNRK, from the coding sequence ATGAATATATGGGATATTGTAATAATCCTGCTGGTTGCCCTTGCAGTCGGAGCGGCCGTAAGGAAAATGATATTAAACAAACGAAGCGGTAAATCAAACTGCGGCTGCGGATGTGCGGAATGCAGCAGAAACTGCAGTAACAGAAAATAA
- a CDS encoding DUF1294 domain-containing protein — protein MLDMINNLGSLNIGSFQIPYPVVYLAGINLLTFLLQIINGAIKNKKEDGKYYLSPVLIILSVLGGPLGVLLGSLCTDRKGCKENMMLRVTAFCMTLIWAITVLIWLGQISETHRFAFWQIFVQHRIPLYVLGGINLITLIMFGIDKFKAVKESGSRIPVAVLLILCGIGGSVGGLLGMFIFRHKIRKSYFIVGVPLIILTQVAVLLYLINSPWFPNIYV, from the coding sequence ATGCTTGATATGATCAATAATCTCGGCAGTCTTAACATCGGCAGTTTTCAGATACCATATCCTGTCGTTTACCTGGCAGGTATAAACCTTCTCACATTTCTGCTTCAGATAATAAACGGAGCGATAAAAAACAAAAAGGAGGACGGAAAATATTATCTGAGTCCTGTGCTCATCATTCTTTCCGTACTCGGCGGACCTTTGGGTGTCCTTCTCGGCTCTCTATGCACAGACCGAAAGGGCTGCAAGGAAAACATGATGCTCAGAGTCACTGCATTCTGCATGACACTCATCTGGGCGATCACAGTTCTCATCTGGCTCGGTCAGATATCCGAAACACATCGTTTCGCGTTCTGGCAGATATTCGTCCAGCACCGCATTCCGCTCTACGTTCTCGGCGGTATTAATCTTATCACACTGATAATGTTCGGCATCGACAAGTTCAAGGCGGTTAAGGAATCCGGAAGCAGGATACCGGTCGCTGTTCTGCTCATTCTGTGCGGCATCGGCGGATCGGTCGGCGGACTTCTCGGAATGTTCATTTTCCGTCACAAGATCAGAAAGTCATATTTCATTGTGGGAGTGCCGCTTATCATCTTAACTCAGGTGGCTGTACTGCTCTACCTGATCAACTCACCGTGGTTCCCGAATATTTACGTGTGA